A single genomic interval of Syngnathoides biaculeatus isolate LvHL_M chromosome 1, ASM1980259v1, whole genome shotgun sequence harbors:
- the zgc:91944 gene encoding homeobox-containing protein 1 isoform X2, translated as MRQWCVPAATRSAEPLPGRLSVSPPPSDVRMECCGVEPRYTIEQIDLLQRLRLSGMTKPQIVHALESLERLDPDRRPPHCDSHTAPSSNNNNNNSSSSNNTHATTSAPAPSSSSSASSLSLASATTQTSGLDGAALSPSNSFEASPPPLYPTSVPVQRSFSYDIVGEEEWDLEEKVEEYMRRDSNLVKEEIKTFLNNRRISQAIVGQVTGISQSYISQWLLQQGLEMSDSKRRAFYRWYLLERNNPGLRWSESQHSASPRARGGDRDGLAAGASGCLPNPNTNLNPNSNPVWSRQRELLMHLLPWYTAAATAAQPGATLSMRSMVKEEPDWRTGIMADRPAIVGAPLRLRRGSRFTWRKECQSIMESFFVENQYPDEAKREEIANACNSVIQKPGCKLSEFERVTALKVYNWFANRRKEMKRRANIAAILESHGIEVPSPSCHSNGEEGEMQEFADQVNQRFSEQEEVSTQRMVEQQDLSVRPTPEVLPSPAVQVAEQKEKDAKRETVDEE; from the exons ATGCGGCAGTGGTGCGTCCCCGCTGCGACCCGAAGCGCGGAGCCACTCCCGGGGCGCCTGTCCGTGTCGCCCCCTCCATCAG ATGTCAGAATGGAGTGCTGCGGGGTAGAGCCACGCTACACCATCGAGCAAATCGACCTCCTGCAGCGTCTGCGCCTCTCTGGCATGACCAAACCTCAGATCGTCCACGCTTTAGAGTCTCTGGAGAGGCTCGACCCAGACCGCCGTCCGCCTCACTGTGACTCCCACACGGCCCCTTccagtaacaacaacaacaacaacagcagcagcagcaacaacacacACGCCACCACGTCCGCACCGGCACCGTCCTCTTCTTCGTCCGCCTCATCTCTCTCCCTCGCCTCGGCCACCACGCAGACCTCCGGCCTGGACGGCGCCGCGCTGTCCCCCAGCAACAGCTTTGAAGCTTCGCCTCCTCCCCTGTACCCCACCAGCGTCCCCGTGCAGCGCTCGTTCAGCTACGACATTGTCGGGGAGGAGGAGTGGGACCTGGAGGAGAAGGTTGAGGAGTACATGAG GAGGGATAGTAACCTGGTGAAAGAGGAGATCAAAACCTTCCTCAACAACCGCAGGATCTCTCAGGCAATCGTGGGACAAGTTACAG GCATCAGTCAGAGTTACATTTCGCAGTGGTTGCTGCAGCAGGGTCTGGAGATGAGCGACTCCAAGCGCAGAGCTTTCTACCGCTGGTACCTGCTGGAGAGAAACAACCCAG GGCTGAGGTGGAGTGAAAGCCAGCACAGCGCGAGTCCCAGGGCCAGGGGAGGGGACAGAGATGGGCTGGCGGCGGGGGCGAGCGGCTGCCTTCCCAACCCCAACACCAACCTCAACCCCAACTCCAACCCCGTGTGGAGCAGGCAGAGAGAGCTGTTGATGCACTTGCTGCCGTGGTACACTGCCGCCGCCACCGCAGCCCAGCCAG GCGCAACTTTATCCATGCGTTCAATGGTGAAGGAAGAACCGGACTGGCGGACGGGGATCATGGCTGACCGACCGGCGATCGTCGGGGCGCCGCTGAGGCTGCGCCGGGGAAGCCGCTTTACCTGGAGGAAGGAGTGCCAGTCCATCATGGAGAG CTTCTTCGTGGAGAATCAGTACCCCGACGAAGCGAAGCGGGAAGAGATCGCCAACGCCTGCAACTCGGTCATCCAGAAACCAG GCTGCAAGCTGTCTGAGTTTGAGCGTGTGACAGCATTAAAGGTGTATAACTGGTTCGCTAACCGCCGTAAGGAGATGAAGCGGAGAGCGAATATCG ccgccattttggaaaGTCACGGCATTGAGGTCCCGAGTCCCAGCTGCCACTCCAACGGCGAAGAAGGGGAGATGCAAGAGTTCGCCGATCAGGTCAATCAACGTTTCTCAGAGCAG GAGGAGGTGTCCACGCAGAGGATGGTGGAACAACAAGACCTCTCTGTCAGGCCCACCCCCGAAGTCCTCCCCAGCCCAGCCGTACAGGTGGCGGAACAGAAAGAGAAGGATGCAAAAAGGGAAACTGTGGACGAGGAGTGA
- the zgc:91944 gene encoding homeobox-containing protein 1 isoform X1, which yields MRQWCVPAATRSAEPLPGRLSVSPPPSDVRMECCGVEPRYTIEQIDLLQRLRLSGMTKPQIVHALESLERLDPDRRPPHCDSHTAPSSNNNNNNSSSSNNTHATTSAPAPSSSSSASSLSLASATTQTSGLDGAALSPSNSFEASPPPLYPTSVPVQRSFSYDIVGEEEWDLEEKVEEYMRRDSNLVKEEIKTFLNNRRISQAIVGQVTGISQSYISQWLLQQGLEMSDSKRRAFYRWYLLERNNPGLRWSESQHSASPRARGGDRDGLAAGASGCLPNPNTNLNPNSNPVWSRQRELLMHLLPWYTAAATAAQPGATLSMRSMVKEEPDWRTGIMADRPAIVGAPLRLRRGSRFTWRKECQSIMESFFVENQYPDEAKREEIANACNSVIQKPGCKLSEFERVTALKVYNWFANRRKEMKRRANIEAAILESHGIEVPSPSCHSNGEEGEMQEFADQVNQRFSEQEEVSTQRMVEQQDLSVRPTPEVLPSPAVQVAEQKEKDAKRETVDEE from the exons ATGCGGCAGTGGTGCGTCCCCGCTGCGACCCGAAGCGCGGAGCCACTCCCGGGGCGCCTGTCCGTGTCGCCCCCTCCATCAG ATGTCAGAATGGAGTGCTGCGGGGTAGAGCCACGCTACACCATCGAGCAAATCGACCTCCTGCAGCGTCTGCGCCTCTCTGGCATGACCAAACCTCAGATCGTCCACGCTTTAGAGTCTCTGGAGAGGCTCGACCCAGACCGCCGTCCGCCTCACTGTGACTCCCACACGGCCCCTTccagtaacaacaacaacaacaacagcagcagcagcaacaacacacACGCCACCACGTCCGCACCGGCACCGTCCTCTTCTTCGTCCGCCTCATCTCTCTCCCTCGCCTCGGCCACCACGCAGACCTCCGGCCTGGACGGCGCCGCGCTGTCCCCCAGCAACAGCTTTGAAGCTTCGCCTCCTCCCCTGTACCCCACCAGCGTCCCCGTGCAGCGCTCGTTCAGCTACGACATTGTCGGGGAGGAGGAGTGGGACCTGGAGGAGAAGGTTGAGGAGTACATGAG GAGGGATAGTAACCTGGTGAAAGAGGAGATCAAAACCTTCCTCAACAACCGCAGGATCTCTCAGGCAATCGTGGGACAAGTTACAG GCATCAGTCAGAGTTACATTTCGCAGTGGTTGCTGCAGCAGGGTCTGGAGATGAGCGACTCCAAGCGCAGAGCTTTCTACCGCTGGTACCTGCTGGAGAGAAACAACCCAG GGCTGAGGTGGAGTGAAAGCCAGCACAGCGCGAGTCCCAGGGCCAGGGGAGGGGACAGAGATGGGCTGGCGGCGGGGGCGAGCGGCTGCCTTCCCAACCCCAACACCAACCTCAACCCCAACTCCAACCCCGTGTGGAGCAGGCAGAGAGAGCTGTTGATGCACTTGCTGCCGTGGTACACTGCCGCCGCCACCGCAGCCCAGCCAG GCGCAACTTTATCCATGCGTTCAATGGTGAAGGAAGAACCGGACTGGCGGACGGGGATCATGGCTGACCGACCGGCGATCGTCGGGGCGCCGCTGAGGCTGCGCCGGGGAAGCCGCTTTACCTGGAGGAAGGAGTGCCAGTCCATCATGGAGAG CTTCTTCGTGGAGAATCAGTACCCCGACGAAGCGAAGCGGGAAGAGATCGCCAACGCCTGCAACTCGGTCATCCAGAAACCAG GCTGCAAGCTGTCTGAGTTTGAGCGTGTGACAGCATTAAAGGTGTATAACTGGTTCGCTAACCGCCGTAAGGAGATGAAGCGGAGAGCGAATATCG aagccgccattttggaaaGTCACGGCATTGAGGTCCCGAGTCCCAGCTGCCACTCCAACGGCGAAGAAGGGGAGATGCAAGAGTTCGCCGATCAGGTCAATCAACGTTTCTCAGAGCAG GAGGAGGTGTCCACGCAGAGGATGGTGGAACAACAAGACCTCTCTGTCAGGCCCACCCCCGAAGTCCTCCCCAGCCCAGCCGTACAGGTGGCGGAACAGAAAGAGAAGGATGCAAAAAGGGAAACTGTGGACGAGGAGTGA
- the zgc:91944 gene encoding homeobox-containing protein 1 isoform X3, with translation MRQWCVPAATRSAEPLPGRLSVSPPPSDVRMECCGVEPRYTIEQIDLLQRLRLSGMTKPQIVHALESLERLDPDRRPPHCDSHTAPSSNNNNNNSSSSNNTHATTSAPAPSSSSSASSLSLASATTQTSGLDGAALSPSNSFEASPPPLYPTSVPVQRSFSYDIVGEEEWDLEEKVEEYMRRDSNLVKEEIKTFLNNRRISQAIVGQVTGISQSYISQWLLQQGLEMSDSKRRAFYRWYLLERNNPGATLSMRSMVKEEPDWRTGIMADRPAIVGAPLRLRRGSRFTWRKECQSIMESFFVENQYPDEAKREEIANACNSVIQKPGCKLSEFERVTALKVYNWFANRRKEMKRRANIEAAILESHGIEVPSPSCHSNGEEGEMQEFADQVNQRFSEQEEVSTQRMVEQQDLSVRPTPEVLPSPAVQVAEQKEKDAKRETVDEE, from the exons ATGCGGCAGTGGTGCGTCCCCGCTGCGACCCGAAGCGCGGAGCCACTCCCGGGGCGCCTGTCCGTGTCGCCCCCTCCATCAG ATGTCAGAATGGAGTGCTGCGGGGTAGAGCCACGCTACACCATCGAGCAAATCGACCTCCTGCAGCGTCTGCGCCTCTCTGGCATGACCAAACCTCAGATCGTCCACGCTTTAGAGTCTCTGGAGAGGCTCGACCCAGACCGCCGTCCGCCTCACTGTGACTCCCACACGGCCCCTTccagtaacaacaacaacaacaacagcagcagcagcaacaacacacACGCCACCACGTCCGCACCGGCACCGTCCTCTTCTTCGTCCGCCTCATCTCTCTCCCTCGCCTCGGCCACCACGCAGACCTCCGGCCTGGACGGCGCCGCGCTGTCCCCCAGCAACAGCTTTGAAGCTTCGCCTCCTCCCCTGTACCCCACCAGCGTCCCCGTGCAGCGCTCGTTCAGCTACGACATTGTCGGGGAGGAGGAGTGGGACCTGGAGGAGAAGGTTGAGGAGTACATGAG GAGGGATAGTAACCTGGTGAAAGAGGAGATCAAAACCTTCCTCAACAACCGCAGGATCTCTCAGGCAATCGTGGGACAAGTTACAG GCATCAGTCAGAGTTACATTTCGCAGTGGTTGCTGCAGCAGGGTCTGGAGATGAGCGACTCCAAGCGCAGAGCTTTCTACCGCTGGTACCTGCTGGAGAGAAACAACCCAG GCGCAACTTTATCCATGCGTTCAATGGTGAAGGAAGAACCGGACTGGCGGACGGGGATCATGGCTGACCGACCGGCGATCGTCGGGGCGCCGCTGAGGCTGCGCCGGGGAAGCCGCTTTACCTGGAGGAAGGAGTGCCAGTCCATCATGGAGAG CTTCTTCGTGGAGAATCAGTACCCCGACGAAGCGAAGCGGGAAGAGATCGCCAACGCCTGCAACTCGGTCATCCAGAAACCAG GCTGCAAGCTGTCTGAGTTTGAGCGTGTGACAGCATTAAAGGTGTATAACTGGTTCGCTAACCGCCGTAAGGAGATGAAGCGGAGAGCGAATATCG aagccgccattttggaaaGTCACGGCATTGAGGTCCCGAGTCCCAGCTGCCACTCCAACGGCGAAGAAGGGGAGATGCAAGAGTTCGCCGATCAGGTCAATCAACGTTTCTCAGAGCAG GAGGAGGTGTCCACGCAGAGGATGGTGGAACAACAAGACCTCTCTGTCAGGCCCACCCCCGAAGTCCTCCCCAGCCCAGCCGTACAGGTGGCGGAACAGAAAGAGAAGGATGCAAAAAGGGAAACTGTGGACGAGGAGTGA
- the zgc:91944 gene encoding homeobox-containing protein 1 isoform X4 yields MRQWCVPAATRSAEPLPGRLSVSPPPSDVRMECCGVEPRYTIEQIDLLQRLRLSGMTKPQIVHALESLERLDPDRRPPHCDSHTAPSSNNNNNNSSSSNNTHATTSAPAPSSSSSASSLSLASATTQTSGLDGAALSPSNSFEASPPPLYPTSVPVQRSFSYDIVGEEEWDLEEKVEEYMRRDSNLVKEEIKTFLNNRRISQAIVGQVTGISQSYISQWLLQQGLEMSDSKRRAFYRWYLLERNNPGATLSMRSMVKEEPDWRTGIMADRPAIVGAPLRLRRGSRFTWRKECQSIMESFFVENQYPDEAKREEIANACNSVIQKPGCKLSEFERVTALKVYNWFANRRKEMKRRANIAAILESHGIEVPSPSCHSNGEEGEMQEFADQVNQRFSEQEEVSTQRMVEQQDLSVRPTPEVLPSPAVQVAEQKEKDAKRETVDEE; encoded by the exons ATGCGGCAGTGGTGCGTCCCCGCTGCGACCCGAAGCGCGGAGCCACTCCCGGGGCGCCTGTCCGTGTCGCCCCCTCCATCAG ATGTCAGAATGGAGTGCTGCGGGGTAGAGCCACGCTACACCATCGAGCAAATCGACCTCCTGCAGCGTCTGCGCCTCTCTGGCATGACCAAACCTCAGATCGTCCACGCTTTAGAGTCTCTGGAGAGGCTCGACCCAGACCGCCGTCCGCCTCACTGTGACTCCCACACGGCCCCTTccagtaacaacaacaacaacaacagcagcagcagcaacaacacacACGCCACCACGTCCGCACCGGCACCGTCCTCTTCTTCGTCCGCCTCATCTCTCTCCCTCGCCTCGGCCACCACGCAGACCTCCGGCCTGGACGGCGCCGCGCTGTCCCCCAGCAACAGCTTTGAAGCTTCGCCTCCTCCCCTGTACCCCACCAGCGTCCCCGTGCAGCGCTCGTTCAGCTACGACATTGTCGGGGAGGAGGAGTGGGACCTGGAGGAGAAGGTTGAGGAGTACATGAG GAGGGATAGTAACCTGGTGAAAGAGGAGATCAAAACCTTCCTCAACAACCGCAGGATCTCTCAGGCAATCGTGGGACAAGTTACAG GCATCAGTCAGAGTTACATTTCGCAGTGGTTGCTGCAGCAGGGTCTGGAGATGAGCGACTCCAAGCGCAGAGCTTTCTACCGCTGGTACCTGCTGGAGAGAAACAACCCAG GCGCAACTTTATCCATGCGTTCAATGGTGAAGGAAGAACCGGACTGGCGGACGGGGATCATGGCTGACCGACCGGCGATCGTCGGGGCGCCGCTGAGGCTGCGCCGGGGAAGCCGCTTTACCTGGAGGAAGGAGTGCCAGTCCATCATGGAGAG CTTCTTCGTGGAGAATCAGTACCCCGACGAAGCGAAGCGGGAAGAGATCGCCAACGCCTGCAACTCGGTCATCCAGAAACCAG GCTGCAAGCTGTCTGAGTTTGAGCGTGTGACAGCATTAAAGGTGTATAACTGGTTCGCTAACCGCCGTAAGGAGATGAAGCGGAGAGCGAATATCG ccgccattttggaaaGTCACGGCATTGAGGTCCCGAGTCCCAGCTGCCACTCCAACGGCGAAGAAGGGGAGATGCAAGAGTTCGCCGATCAGGTCAATCAACGTTTCTCAGAGCAG GAGGAGGTGTCCACGCAGAGGATGGTGGAACAACAAGACCTCTCTGTCAGGCCCACCCCCGAAGTCCTCCCCAGCCCAGCCGTACAGGTGGCGGAACAGAAAGAGAAGGATGCAAAAAGGGAAACTGTGGACGAGGAGTGA